tgtttatagGTGGTTGGAATGACGGTTTTTGTACCGTCGTAATGTAGTCATGCGACACACAAATCTACGACGGTTGGAGAACTGTTGCATATGCCACAAACATACTTTTTTCTTGTAGTTTTATCGGACAAAACTATGTGTCAATAAGTTTATTGACAAAGTGAAATGAAATACACCAAAAGTATATTTATATAGATTAGTTCAAACTGTCGcaaaaagtaaatagagatagtTGCCAACCGTCCTAAATCctttgaaacaaacaaaaagagaTGCACCTAACAACATTTAGAACTAACGCAAAAATTGCTTAGAGGAGGTTGAAATGACAGTTTTTGAACTGTCGCAATGTGGTCCCTTAACACACAAATCTATGACGGTTGAAGAACCGTCGCAAATGCCACATTTCAATCGTTTTAACTGTCGCATTTGTCaacaaatttattgataaaGTGAAATAAAATACACCGAAAGTATGTTTACATAGATGAGTTCAAATACACTAAATGCttcaattgaattattttatttgttggcatatttttaatttttgtaaatttttgatgtaaagttattaatataaaatgaaaagtgTTATACTACTAAAGTGTTGAGGGACTAGTTGGCAAAATCTGAAACAATATAGGGACCAATTGGAAAATTATGAATAATATAGgaatcaaattatataatttatgaatttatagGGACCGATCTATAAATCTATAGGAACTAATGTGTAAAGTTTGATATATTTAAGAATCAATTTGCTCAATTTGAGACTAATATTATACTCATAGACTAAGGAATAAATTacaaattcttatattttttgtgtGGTATACTTTTGTCGTCCAAACACACTTGGAAAAAACGATATAATGACAAGATTGAGTAAATAATagagtatataatttttattttattcttgaaTATATAGTTTCTGAATAAATCAAGATAACTTGTGGATGGAACAAACACAATTTGTAGAACCAACGTGGTTTGCAATGCATAGAGGTTGAAAGTGTCCATGTTTGTACCAAATAGATCGTTTTTGAATAAACTCACGAACAAATGTGTCCAACATTTCCTTAGTAACATGCATCAACACTACCACATGTGCAATATTTCCTTTGGTTGCCAAATTCCACCTACGAGTAAAGTTATCATCTAAGGGTTTTTCAAAGACAACTATGTTGCTAAATTCATTTAACATTGCACCAATTCCAGCATCACGTAGTTGATCCAATAAGTAACGTGCATTAATTATGCATTCATGCACTTCGTTCTTAAGCCCtattaaacctttttttttgAGAGCATACCAAAGCAATATTGGAGCATGCCCACAACGGCTACCAGTGATTGTGGCATCTCTTGAAGCAATTATTTCAACATCTCTAGATAATTCATTAATGTATTTCAAACGAGTTATCACAACACCACAAGGAGATGGGCATCCCAAAAACTTATGACCTGAAATGGTTACGCTATCGATTGGTTTCTTGAAACTAATCCTTTGAGCCTGTACAATCACCAAAACGATAAGTTTGATAAAATCATGataattaagtaatttttttcttttaaatacatGAAATAGTAAAGAAACTCACACACAACTGTGAGGTTTTCAGTTCGAATCagacataatatttaatataacaaTATCGATATTCAATCTAAACTTGTCATAAAAGTAACAATATCGGTATTCAATATAATCTTTTCACGAGGATCATGAGGATCATATTGAATACTATGTggttttattaattatgattatcTAAATCTATAAGATAATTGTAATTTGATATTTGACTAGATATAATATAACATGTGTTATTATTGAATACTTTTATTAATGGTAATTCACTTACTTCAAGGGCAGTTATTCTTAatcttattttgtttgatataattttaactCACTTGTTTGATAAAAGGAAGCATGATTCCAAATAGAGCTCCATCACAGTGAATGTAGAATCGATCACGAGTAAAACCACATTTTTTCAATGTTTGTATTACAATATCAAGATCATCAATACCTCCTTTCATAGTTGTCCCTACAACAAAAGTAACCCTTTAAGTTTATTAAGTGTATTCataaattttgttcaaatttgcatattatattaagttaataTATTTGGTCTGTCccaaatataactaaaaatatgtataaaaaaattgatataattagtctaaaatttgaactaaattgtcgactttttttttaacacatttttgtttatattttgatatagatgatttatatagtttttgaagacaaatttaattagaaaaaaaaaaaaatcgaagaGGAGACCTATGTTTAGATTGATGATGGCTGGTTTGTCCTTGTGAGCAAGTAGAGAAGCCTCTAATTCAACACAATCAATTTCACCAGATAATAAAGAGCCAACCTTCACACACTCCATTCTATACATTCTTGCTATTTTGAATATTGAATAATGTGAATCTTGTGAGGTATATAGAATTCCATCTGGAAATTGTTCTCTcctgtatatatataaatcaattaatacattttccaaatatatttatataaaattaaatgtaattttggTCCTCATATATAAAAACTGACCCTACTAAAATTCCATGAAGATTGCCTTCAGTTCCACCAGTTGTGACATATCCCCAATAGTCACTCTTCTCAATCTCCCATAGTTCAGCAAACCAATCAAGCACACCAACTTcaaattttgttgaatttaaAGAGAAACTGCTTCCAACAAATGGATCACCAGCATTGTTCAAGTGAAAATGAAACAACGATGCTAATGCGTCATAGTTGAAGTCTTGATTAGTGGGATACCCTTCATCAATATAATAGCAACAtcaaacttaattaattatttaattaactaattattaattagtaactatataattaatatagataGATACGTAAAGTAGTAGTCACTACAAATTATTTAACctctaataatttaaatattcattattGTAGATTTTAACACGATCAAAAtcacattatttaaataaaaaaattctaaaaaatgacGTATATAAAAGAGTTTcgtaaaataatttcatattttaatcattttataaaatttcattataaaaaatttgtaataaatagataaaatatttaaaataatattttataatataaaatttaaactaatatttcatttgaatttttattcttaaaactaatttttttttataaatataacaaaaagtaCTGTAAAAATGATTACAAAATTAAAGACAACCTAAGTTACGCAAGCTGGAGTAGGTTAGAGTGTCCACATAGTGAGTAATTATTGCCTTCAAATTGGCATCTGTTTCGCCAATGCATTGGTTGATAGTAAGGTTTGTGTTTGTAATATTAATGTTTTCTTGTCTCTCTTCTTCCCTTGCGAGCTTGGCATTGCTAACAACCATTGAAAGCATGTTGTTTCCTTCTAGACTCCCCATTATTAGAAACCACAATTCAAAGCAAGATTTCAATGTTGCTAATGAAAGTTGTTTCCTTAATcaaatgtttttctttctctctagGTGTTCTTTGAGAGAAGAACGAATGTGGCACAAATATggatgatttttattttattttatagagagTTGTGTGGTTGTGATGCAGCCAACCCAACGTTGTCAATCCAAATATAattgaattcaaatttaaattgaaaggTGATGTGAGATGTCTGATGTTACATAATATCTTATTAGGCTTTTCATATTTATAAGTTAAAGATAGTGATATATCTATGTCtataattttcataaatatatgGTTGGTTTTATTGATAGGTTCTTTTGGTTGATTATTAggtattcaaaaaaatatttatatgttacTACTTTCTTCATTGCAAATCAAATAAGGAGGAAGTCTTGTATGGTGACAACCATTTGAATATAACACTTACATATTCTTAAAAAGAatggaaacaaaaaataattaatatttttaaaataattaaataacatgTATTTTTGTCTCTGCGTTCAAACTTTGTTACCGGCCAAATATTTTTCGTCAAATAAAAGGgcttattactattattattattattattattattattattattattattattattattattatNNNNNNNNNNNNNNNNNNNNNNNNNNNNNNNNNNNNNNNNNNNNNNNNNNNNNNNNNNNNNNNNNNNNNNNNNNNNNNNNNNNNNNNNNNNNNNNNNNNNNNNNNNNNNNNNNNNNNNNNNNNNNNNNNNNNNNNNNNNNNNNNNNNNNNNNNNNNNNNNNNNNNNNNNNNNNNNNNNNNNNNNNNNNNNNNNNNNNNNNNNNNNNNNNNNNNNNNNNNNNNNNNNNNNNNNNNNNNNNNNNNNNNNNNNNNNNNTAGGTTTGGTTCAGGTTCGTGATGGGATTGGGAGAGTTGCAAGAGCGGTGCAATTTGTGGTTTGGCTCATTATCATTAAGGGAGCAATTCAATTAGCTATTTGGTTTCTCTAAATTGACAAATTTGATTTTGTCCTTTTGTAATATTTCTTTTGGTGGAGCCATTTCAAGACCATTGATTTGCATGTTTAATTAACTTTGGAAATTATTGTTAAGAAGCACAATTTGAAGTTTGTTAGAAAACATAGTTGGAAGACGCATTTTGAAGTCtaataaattgatattaatttgaCACTTTGTTGTTCTATTATGCATAAGTTGTCTAactcattataaaaaaataaataaaaaataaaaaattgtctaactcattttattgaatttttagtgTTGGATTTCTACTTTGGTTCTTGATTATGCTCTCTATGTTggttattttttctattatgaCGGTTGGATTTGATCGTtgctttttaatttattgtttttctttctgttgGAACATTGATTCCTTCTTTTTATTGTTGATTGTCTTTTGGTTGATTATCCTTATGTTGGTCTATTGattcttcttttttaattgttttttgtttgttgattTTCTCTATTTGAACTGTTTTTTTCTAGTAATGTCAGCATTACATATCaagattaatatatatgttatagTATCTTTACCCAATATGCTCTTATTTCATGGTTTTTTCTTATTTGGTTGTTATTTTCTATGGTGGTACGTGGGTTTGTCTATttgattgttgtttttttttcggttattcttttttatattggTTTGGTTTAATTTGGTTTCATCTGTCTATTGTTTTCTCTTTAGTTATGCTAATTCTTTAGTCGGTTTAAAAGTGTCAACTAAGTTCATTAATATTAGGTCATCtattgatataattatttaatatccttactcattatttcattattgtttATGGATATAATTGAGGAAGTTCATGAGCTCAATACTTTGTCAACTGagattaatttttacaaaaaaattaaaatttatttttcttgaaaacaaaaatcaataaaaaatttatataattttttctcatataaatcaaactttttttgaaattttttgaaaaagaatcaaaaactttataaaaaaaactttcataactttttttctcaaaaaaaaatcgaaagataaaatttaaaaagtaaatatatatatagacttcacttaacacaaaaaattattgattttttaattttagagaaaatataaccttttatattatactatatatCCTCTTTGTATTCACAAGAACTACTATTCTATTGAAactatttctttcttttattcgTTCTCTTCTATGTAATTCCCTATATCGTTAACATgtaatacatattaattaaaatataaatttgaaaacaagGCCAAgtgcaaataaaaaaatataaattggtGGGATCATGTAAAAGTCTTGTATTATATGATTACATTGAAGTAAAAATTGCTTAAAATTGTATctaaattacttaaatgttacGTGACAATTTAGACCacaaaaaataacataagtaatttatttacaaaatatccaaaaaaaattatcggttgaaaaattattgtagtaaatttgtttttaagttCTCcgttatataaatatatatttaaaatttattaaaataacttcaatttaaatatattttttattatttatcttttaataaatatttgttttcgtattttatatttttcatttttcatgaaTTTTTATTCTTGATCTTTCATAAGTAAtaaactttaatatattttaaaaacgtTTCATTTAATACAATAAtagatttatatttgaaaaaaatattatttaaattaaaacgAAAGACATTTATAGAATTATTTGTATCTTCATTTCCTCTTTTTTAAAATTCCGCATCTACACATGTCTTGTACCATAGAAAGAATACAAGTGCCATGTTTATCTGCAATGGATCGTTAATTGCAATAATCATGAATTGATTTCAGCAAAAGAATTGTAGCATTTGTATCACACCTAATTCTCATAGGAGCATATATTCATGTGTAACCGTTAGCTAATTGATGTTACTTTTGCCAATTCCTTCTATGGATTTCAATTGATCCAATACTATAAGTGATTCAATCAATTGCCCAAAAAAAcgccaaaaaaaaatattaatgatgaCATATATGAGTTTTGTTATCTAGTATTTTCTTTACGGAATCCCCTCTTAATTGCTAATTTTAAAATACCCACcaatatcatatatcaataaattctatcaaaattcaaattcaaagcAAATCgtttaaatcttttttttaccagtaatatttgtcttttattattataaatacgaTATTCATCCATTCTAGTTAATagaaattatatcaaattaatataattcaaatttattaaaaatgaaaataataaatttataaataaatttacatcatctaaattaatagtataaaacagTAACAACTATAGCAAAATTAAAATGTCTGAAATATATATGTCTTTAAAACTGTAACTTTTAAGACGTCAAAGTCATTGATCGATTTTgcaatattaaattgaaattaatatgttaatttaaaacaaataaacactacaacaaaatttaaaaattaaataattatcttaaaagaGTAATTGAGTCAAAAATACCATAAACCATCCTTATTCAacgaaaaaaaattagtgactaCTAGTTTTTTTTCGCTCGGTTGTTGGGGATGTCTCTTGACCAATAGTTGTCTAAACctaatatatacaaatattttaaaaattaaaactacttacaatcataaatattattagcatatattaaaattagagACACAAACAAAATTGTTTGTGTCGTAAGATACAGTTATCTTTCTCCTTTATTTGAAATAGAAAGTATATAGATACATCGTGAGcttctaatataataaattgaataaatcataattagTCTCTAAATGTGTGAAATATTATAGTctttttgaatgaattgaaatttaaaaaatgtcagttactgtattttttgttaataattttatagattaaattaattaaaaaatatatatttaattatcaaattaattaataaaaatacattttgttaataattttatagattaaattaattaaaaaatatatatttaattatcaaattaattaataaaaatacattttgttaataattttatagattaaattaattaaaaaatatatatttaattatcaaattaattaataaaaatacatttgaaGATGAAACTTACTCTCGAAATTAAAACACTCGTGAGTCATTatgttttttactttttctttttaattgaaattgtgtattttatttaagtaCTTTTTACTTTGTCAAAGactatttcatttttgaaataacatacttagatattaaaatacacaaaaattgTCGATATGTACAACTTTTTTCTAATGAAGtctgtaatattttataaatttattatcatagtTTCTCAAGGAAACAtcccaaaattatatattgatctattatttacattttattgtagtaattcatatatttatacaaATCTCTTAGatcttatttaataaaaaataatttttagttattCAAGTGAAGTTTAATTTAGGAAGTTCATATTAATGTATTTGTTATAATTGGagaataaattagaaataaaccCAATAGAAATATCGCGTTCAACTTTTagtagtcaattttttttttgtcatttgtaAGGATTTGGAGAGGTGTGATTGACAATTCTCATCACACTCTCCCTTACTTAAAACccaattgttaaaaaaaaatgaatgaaagaaagaaagagggaGGGATCATGATTTGCATGTTAAGGTAACCTCCCACGTGATTCTCTTAGAAAAAGATACAACTCTCTCACATCTACAAGTTAAGGTAACATAAAAAATCATCTTAAAACTTCTCTTAGGTGTGCTTAGGGATCATGATTTGCATGTTTGGGTATTAAAATAATCCTATTTGATTTAGTAACATTGATTATTAATAATGCATGTTAGGTGTTTGTATTAATTACTATGAAAAGTTGTTATTTTGTTATGATTGTTGAGTGGTGCGGTTGAGTTAATCATGAGATGATAATTATTTAGTATTGGTAATTAACTGATCTATGCttaattttaaatgtattttacttAGTTGAACATATAAACTTGACAATATAAAGTTTGAAATGAAAATAGTATAATGTTGTCTTTGAACCCGTATAGATATACCTTAGGTATTTTATTCATAACTTTCTCCATAGATAGTGTTTTGAGCTTATTTCTATTCCATTAGAAAATAGACTTAATTTCCTACGAAATAGGCACTGGTTTCACTAATTTTAATTGAGAATTTGATAGAGAAAATTGAACTACAAGTTGGAAAATAATTTGTTGTTCTgttttttgtatatgtatatcttattttattaaattttactaattgaAAATCTATtacacataataaaaattatatttataaactagaCATTAAGCTTTTCAAAATGTTATCTTTTATTCAAATCAGACGtcgtttgatattttaattaaattagcaaAGTTATAGTATTTCTGTAGAAAAATATTATGACGTAGCTAAGTTAAGATGAGTATAATAGAAGGAATACGAATCGGTTTTGAGTTAAATCAATTGGACTAAAAATTTTATTCCTattatgttgttattgttaatttttatacggttatattaattttacaaatttcgTGATTTTATGAAGTAGATTGTTCTGTATTATGAGTTTCTCTGCATTAGTCATCTTAAATATCTATATCTTAAGCTACGAAACTTTTTTGTGAGTGGAACCAAttgcatttgaaaatttaaatataacacTCTTTTCTAGAAGTTTGATATGTTAAATGCATGTTCCATAGTGTGAATGGAGATTACTCTTATGTTATGATTAGATGtatactatattattattattattattattattattattattattattattattattattattattattattattattattattattattattattattattattaNNNNNNNNNNNNNNNNNNNNNNNNNNNNNNNNNNNNNNNNNNNNNNNNNNNNNNNNNNNNNNNNNNNNNNNNNNNNNNNNNNNNNNNNNNNNNNNNNNNNNNNNNNNNNNNNNNNNNNNNNNNNNNNNNNNNNNNNNNNNNNNNNNNNNNNNNNNNNNNNNNNNNNNNNNNNNNNNNNNNNNNNNNNNNNNNNNNNNNNNNNNNNNNNNNNNNNNNNNNNNNNNNNNNNNNNNNNNNNNNNNNNNNNNNNNNNNNNNNNNNNNNNNNNNNNNNNNNNNNNNNNNNNNNNNNNNNNNNNNNNNNNNNNNNNNNNNNNNNNNNNNNNNNNNNNNNNNNNNNNNNNNNNNNNNNNNNNNNNNNNNNNNNNNNNNNNNNNNNNNNNNNNNNNNNNNNNNNNNNNNNNNNNNNNNNNNNNNNNNNNNNNNNNNNNNNNNNNNNNNNNNNNNNNNNNNNNNNNNNNNNNNNNNNNNNNNNNNNNNNNNNNNNNNNNNNNNNNNNNNNNNNNNNNNNNNNNNNNNNNNNNNNNNNNNNNNNNNNNNNNNNNNNNNNNNNNNNNNNNNNNNNNNNNNNNNNNNNNNNNNNNNNNNNNNNNNNNNNNNNNNNNNNNNNNNNNNNNNNNNNNNNNNNNNNNNNNNNNNNNNNNNNNNNNNNNNNNNNNNNNNNNNNNNNNNNNNNNNNNNNNNNNNNNNNNNNNNNNNNNNNNNNNNNNNNNNNNNNNNNNNNNNNNNNNNNNNNNNNNNNNNNNNNNNNNNNNNNNNNNNNNNNNNNNNNNNNNNNNNNNNNNNNNNNNNNNNNNNNNNNNNNNNNNNNNNNNNNNNNNNNNNNNNNNNNNNNNNNNNNNNNNNNNNNNNNNNNNNNNNNNNNNNNNNNNNNNNNNNNNNNNNNNNNNNNNNNNNNNNNNNNNNNNNNNNNNNNNNNNNNNNNNNNNNNNNNNNNNNNNNNNNNNNNNNNNNNNNNNNNNNNNNNNNNNNNNNNNNNNNNNNNNNNNNNNNNNNNNNNNNNNNNNNNNNNNNNNNNNNNNNNNNNNNNNNNNNNNNNNNNNNNNNNNNNNNNNNNNNNNNNNNNNNNNNNNNNNNNNNNNNNNNNNNNNNNNNNNNNNNNNNNNNNNNNNNNNNNNNNNNNNNNNNNNNNNNNNNNNNNNNNNNNNNNNNNNNNNNNNNNNNNNNNNNNNNNNNNNNNNNNNNNNNNNNNNNNNNNNNNNNNNNNNNNNNNNNNNNNNNNNNNNNNNNNNNNNNNNNNNNNNNNNNNNNNNNNNNNNNNNNNNNNNNNNNNNNNNNNNNNNNNNNNNNNNNNNNNNNNNNNNNNNNNNNNNNNNNNNNNNNNNNNNNNNNNNNNNNNNNNNNNNNNNNNNNNNNNNNNNNNNNNNNNNNNNNNNNNNNNNNNNNNNNNNNNNNNNNNNNNNNNNNNNNNNNNNNNNNNNNNNNNNNNNNNNNNNNNNNNNNNNNNNNNNNNNNNNNNNNNNNNNNNNNNNNNNNNNNNNNNNNNNNNNNNNNNNNNNNNNNNNNNNNNNNNNNNNNNNNNNNNNNNNNNNNNNNNNNNNNNNNNNNNNNNNNNNNNNNNNNNNNNNNNNNNNNNNNNNNNNNNNNNNNNNNNNNNNNNNNNNNNNNNNNNNNNNNNNNNNNNNNNNNNNNNNNNNNNNNNNNNNNNNNNNNNNNNNNNNNNNNNNNNNNNNNNNNNNNNNNNNNNNNNNNNNNNNNNNNNNNNNNNNNNNNNNNNNNNNNNNNNNNNNNNNNNNNNNNNNNNNNNNNNNNNNNNNNNNNNNNNNNNNNNNNNNNNNNNNNNNNNNNNNNNNNNNNNNNNNNNNNNNNNNNNNNNNNNNNNNNNNNNNNNNNNNNNNNNNNNNNNNNNNNNNNNNNNNNNNNNNNNNNNNNNNNNNNNNNNNNNNNNNNNNNNNNNNNNNNNNNNNNNNNNNNNNNNNNNNNNNNNNNNNNNNNNNNNNNNNNNNNNNNNNNNNNNNNNNNNNNNNNNNNNNNNNNNNNNNNNNNNNNNNNNNNNNNNNNNNNNNNNNNNNNNNNNNNNNNNNNNNNNNNNNNNNNNNNNNNNNNNNNNNNNNNNNNNNNNNNNNNNNNNNNNNNNNNNNNNNNNNNNNNNNNNNNNNNNNNNNNNNNNNNNNNNNNNNNNNNNNNNNNNNNNNNNNNNNNNNNNNNNNNNNNNNNNNNNNNNNNNNNNNNNNNNNNNNNNNNNNNNNNNNNNNNNNNNNNNNNNNNNNNNNNNNNNNNNNNNNNNNNNNNNNNNNNNNNNNNNNNNNNNNNNNNNNNNNNNNNNNNNNNNNNNNNNNNNNNNNNNNNNNNNNNNNNNNNNNNNNNNNNNNNNNNNNNNNNNNNNNNNNNNNNNNNNNNNNNNNNNNNNNNNNNNNNNNNNNNNNNNNNNNNNNNNNNNNNNNNNNNNNNNNNNNNNNNNNNNNNNNNNNNNNNNNNNNNNNNNNNNNNNNNNNNNNNNNNNNNNNNNNNNNNNNNNNNNNNNNNNNNNNNNNNNNNNNNNNNNNNNNNNNNNNNNNNNNNNNNNNNNNNNNNNNNNNNNNNNNNNNNNNNNNNNNNNNNNNNNNNNNNNNNNNNNNNNNNNNNNNNNNNNNNNNNNNNNNNNNNNNNNNNNNNNNNNNNNNNNNNNNNNNNNNNNNNNNNNNNNNNNNNNNNNNNNNNNNNNNNNNNNNNNNNNNNNNNNNNNNNNNNNNNNNNNNNNNNNNNNNNNNNNNNNNNNNNNNNNNNNNNNNNNNNNNNNNNNNNNNNNNNNNNNNNNNNNNNNNNNNNNNNNNNNNNNNNNNNNNNNNNNNNNNNNNNNNNNNNNNNNNNNNNNNNNNNNNNNNNNNNNNNNNNNNNNNNNNNNNNNNNNNNNNNNNNNNNNNNNNNNNNNNNNNNNNNNNNNNNNNNNNNNNNNNNNNNNNNNNNNNNNNNNNNNNNNNNNNNNNNNNNNNNNNNNNNNNNNNNNNNNNNNNNNNNNNNNNNNNNNNNNNNNNNNNNNNNNNNNNNNNNNNNNNNNNNNNNNNNNNNNNNNNNNNNNNNNNNNNNNNNNNNNNNNNNNNNNNNNNNNNNNNNNNNNNNNNNNNNNNNNNNNNNNNNNNNNNNNNNNNNNNNNNNNNNNNNNNNNNNNNNNNNNNNNNNNNNNNNNNNNNNNNNNNNNNNNNNNNNNNNNNNNNNNNNNNNNNNNNNNNNNNNNNNNNNNNNNNNNNNNNNNNNNNNNNNNNNNNNNNNNNNNNNNNNNNNNNNNNNNNNNNNNNNNNNNNNNNNNNNNNNNNNNNNNNNNNNNNNNNNNNNNNNNNNNNNNNNNNNNNNNNNNNNNNNNNNNNNNNNNNNNNNNNNNNNNNNNNNNNNNNNNNNNNNNNNNNNNNNNNNNNNNNNNNNNNNNNNNNNNNNNNNNNNNNNNNNNNNNNNNNNNNNNNNNNNNNNNNNNNNNNNNNNNNNNNNNNNNNNNNNNNNNNNNNNNNNNNNNNNNNNNNNNNNNNNNNNNNNNNNNNNNNNNNNNNNNNNNNNNNNNNNNNNNNNNNNNNNNNNNNNNNNNNNNNNNNNNNNNNNNNNNNNNNNNNNNNNNNNNNNNNNNNNNNNNNNNNNNNNNNNNNNNNNNNNNNNNNNNNNNNNNNNNNNNNNNNNNNNNNNNNNNNNNNNNNNNNNNNNNNNNNNNNNNNNNNNNNNNNNNNNNNNNNNNNNNNNNNNNNNNNNNNNNNNNNNNNNNNNNNNNNNNNNNNNNNNNNNNNNNNNNNNNNNNNNNNNNNNNNNNNNNNNNNNNNNNNNNNNNNNNNNNNNNNNNNNNNNNNNNNNNNNNNNNNNNNNNNNNNNNNNNNNNNNNNNNNNNNNNNNNNNNNNNNNNNNNNNNNNNNNNNNNNNNNNNNNNNNNNNNNNNNNNNNNNNNNNNNNNNNNNNNNNNNNNNNNNNNNNNNNNNNNNNNNNNNNNNNNNNNNNNNNNNNNNNNNNNNNNNNNNNNNNNNNNNNNNNNNNNNNNNNNNNNNNNNNNNNNNNNNNNNNNNNNNNNNNNNNNNNNNNNNNNNNNNNNNNNNNNNNNNNNNNNNNNNNNNNNNNNNNNNNNNNNNNNNNNNNNNNNNNNNNNNNNNNNNNNNNNNNNNNNNNNNNNNNNNNNNNNNNNNNNNNNNNNNNNNNNNNNNNNNNNNNNNNNNNNNNNNNN
The genomic region above belongs to Cicer arietinum cultivar CDC Frontier isolate Library 1 chromosome 4, Cicar.CDCFrontier_v2.0, whole genome shotgun sequence and contains:
- the LOC101499159 gene encoding serine decarboxylase 1-like, with the protein product MGSLEGNNMLSMVVSNAKLAREEERQENINITNTNLTINQCIGETDANLKAIITHYVDTLTYSSLRNLGYPTNQDFNYDALASLFHFHLNNAGDPFVGSSFSLNSTKFEVGVLDWFAELWEIEKSDYWGYVTTGGTEGNLHGILVGREQFPDGILYTSQDSHYSIFKIARMYRMECVKVGSLLSGEIDCVELEASLLAHKDKPAIINLNIGTTMKGGIDDLDIVIQTLKKCGFTRDRFYIHCDGALFGIMLPFIKQAQRISFKKPIDSVTISGHKFLGCPSPCGVVITRLKYINELSRDVEIIASRDATITGSRCGHAPILLWYALKKKGLIGLKNEVHECIINARYLLDQLRDAGIGAMLNEFSNIVVFEKPLDDNFTRRWNLATKGNIAHVVVLMHVTKEMLDTFVREFIQKRSIWYKHGHFQPLCIANHVGSTNCVCSIHKLS